A stretch of the Mesorhizobium sp. Pch-S genome encodes the following:
- a CDS encoding invasion associated locus B family protein, with the protein MPHIRLLFGAAAFLAAASAASAQEQQPAAGPATAAGGPSSLSETYEDWRVACVAAPENKKQCAFSQAQVSQNGQRVLTIELTPADDGGLKGLLVMPFGLNLDKGVTFSVDDTPPGKPSRFRTCLPGGCVVRLTFTPATTKALKTGTALKLGAFASDTEKDVAFSISLKGFNNALERTMQLGK; encoded by the coding sequence ATGCCACACATCAGACTGCTTTTCGGCGCGGCGGCCTTCCTGGCTGCCGCGTCTGCCGCTTCCGCCCAGGAACAGCAGCCGGCCGCCGGCCCGGCCACCGCTGCCGGTGGTCCGTCGTCTCTGTCGGAGACCTATGAGGACTGGCGCGTCGCCTGCGTGGCGGCGCCCGAGAACAAGAAGCAGTGCGCCTTCTCGCAGGCACAGGTCAGCCAGAACGGCCAGCGTGTGCTCACCATCGAGCTGACGCCTGCCGATGATGGCGGCCTGAAGGGGCTGCTGGTGATGCCGTTCGGGCTCAATCTCGACAAGGGCGTCACCTTCTCGGTCGACGACACGCCGCCTGGCAAGCCGTCGCGCTTCCGCACCTGCCTGCCTGGCGGCTGTGTCGTGCGGCTCACCTTCACGCCGGCAACCACCAAGGCGCTGAAGACCGGCACCGCGCTGAAACTCGGCGCCTTCGCTTCCGACACCGAAAAGGACGTCGCCTTCTCCATCTCCCTCAAGGGCTT